cagaaccggaaaacaaactgactacccctgtccgagactaccaccttgggtagcccatgtaagcgaaagatttcCCAAGCAAaattggaagccagttccttagaagtgggcatcatcttaagtggaatacaatgacacatctttgagaacctgtcaaccaccataaggataacagtgttgccttgggaattgggtaactccacaatgaaatccatagacaggtgggtccagggcctctctccattgggtatgagttCTAGGAGGgacactggaaggtgttgtggattCTTACTCCGAGCAcccatggaacaggcagctatgaaggcagttacatcagcacgtagactaggccaccaaaattgttaGGAAATAGCCcagatgagttgattcttcccagggtggccagctgccttgggagaatggtaagtctggagcatggcagtatggagactctctgggacaaatcaGTGGTCACAAGATTTGCATGGACCTGAACATCTAGaatgttgtcacccaaaggagaagtgagactggtgcgaaccgtagccagaatacgatcaggaggaatcacaggaaccggaaaccGACTCCAacatggaagtggaggaaaattgtcgtgacaaggcgccagcccttacattcttagcaccaggtaagaatgagacaatgtaatagaAACTTGACAAgcaaagagcccattgcgcccttctgggagagaggcgtttagcctcaggcaagaatgtgagattcttatggtcagtaagaatgagaaccggcacagtggtaccttcgaggagatgtctccattctttcagggctaaaatgatcgccaacagctctctgtcaccaatctcgtaattgcactctgtaggagacaatttctttgaaaaatagccacaaggatgcatagcgctctcagaggtaggacgttgagacagaagggtgccaacaccagtctcagaagcatcaacctcaaggataaaaggtaacgtaggatcaggacacaggagcagaaacaaaggcagccttgagacttttaaagaccttaatggactccggagaccaactctgtgggttaccatcctttctgatcatatcagtaaggggcttgaccagagacgagaagttacgaataaacttccgataatagttggcaaagcccaggaaacactgcagaggacgtaaacccatgggtcggggccactgtaggactgctgaaagtttctctgggtccatcgaaaaaccagcagtggaaatgacatagcccaggaatttaacccgttcacgatggaacttgcaatTGTGCAGTTTAcattagagattgttctctcttagtttctgaagcacacgacagacatctgtttggtggctttccagggacttggaaaatatgaggatataatcgagataaaccaccacacataactgcaacaaatctcggaggacattgttaataaattcctggaaaaccacAGGGGtgttacaaagaccaaaaggcattacgaggtactcataatggcctgttctggtattaaacacagttttccactcgtcgccctccttaatcctcacaagattgtatgcccctctcaaatcaagcttggtgaaagccgttgctcccttgaggcggtcaaataactctgtaatcaacggaattggataggcattcctaatcgtgaaatgattgagaccactataatcaatacaaggtcttagttcaccactcttcttcttcacaaagaagaaaccagcaccagcaggagacgaggatttgtggatgaaacctcgagaaagtgtgtctgcaacatactcctccatggccttatcctccaagaccgacaaagggtaaactcggccacggggggtatggcaccaggttgaaggtcaattgcgcaatcatacaaaaggtgtagaggcaaactactggcttgaccgtTGTCAAAGACATAGCTAAAATTGTGGTGCTCCTCTGGcatggaggagagtgaagaggtgcacaggaccttggctgccttttggaagcatgtctcactgcattgtggtgaccaggagagaacctcagcatggagccaatcaaaagaggggttgtgcctctgtaaccaaggataaccaataaccagcggaaacttaggtgaggaaataaattggaattggattatttcatggtgaagagccccaacggccatggacaatggaactgtctcatgggtcacatgggcaggctgtagaggcccccagtcaagagcctcaatggcaagtggagtgtcacgtagctgcagcagaattgagtgcttcgatacacaggcagcatcaatgaaaaggcctgcagccccagagtcaattagagcctatATCTCAATGGACaaatcagcccaagaaagggtgactgaaaccaggggcttatccttctggataactggggacgaaacaacaccacctaaggtctgtccgtgacaggacctcaaggctcgggcattccctggatgggtagcacaagacttcaaaaaatgacctgcatgaccacaataaaggcagaatctctccctcctcctaaaagttctctcatccacagagagacgcatgaaacccaagtacatgggttcatcttcactgactgacttggtaccaggaggcataggagatgagggaggcatgggagggactgcaaagctcggaggcaaacgtacaggaggcttctgcaagcgctccttaagagagtctttctctgagtctggagtcaatgaggatggcaaatgaaatcaagctctccagctcagtgggtatatctcgggctgctatctcatccttgatggaatccgagagaccatgagaaaaagcagccatgagggcctcattgttccaagcaacctctgctgccagagtatggaattcaatggtgtagtcagcAACAATTCTCATATTCTGTttcatggacatgaggcacttggcagctgaagtggagcatgcaggaacgtcaaataccctttttaaaATAGGCcataaactcagggtaactcaagacaacaggtttttgcatctcccatagagggtttgcccaggccaaggctctctcagaaagcaaagatatcacggaacctactttgcttctgtccatgggaaatgcctggggcagcatcttaaagtatatctcaacctggtttgcgaaaccctctgcattaaactggatcgcccccaaatcgctggaaaagtggagcagaaccagacatacctcttatagaggtaatactcggtgcctgcacagagattggtgcagcagcagggacggcctgcaattcaggttgtaccagagcagccaaagtgggagattccaggtgcgCCGCGCAACTCAAGagtgtttgtaacgctatggcaaactgatccatgcggtgatcttactCGTCCAGtctaaaaaaaatattaccaacaagtggattgactgtatcttctgaattcatggccttcgcctactgtcagaaaccatgaaatcagaccgagacagaagtacagttaaatcacacttgtttaataatagaaataaaagaacaaatgtagtcaaaacatagccaaagttcaataactggaacagatagtcagccaagccagaagttagggatcaaagtagtggaacagcaagcagcccTGACAGGCAGCAAACTACAGCTTGCCGAGTTGACAGTGTAACCCATTACTCTAACTCTTCCTATATGTTTATTGTTTGCCCTTATCCCTTCCGTCTCTTACCATCATGAGAAACTTTTAACATTTCGCCTTTCATTGGCATTCACAATAAACCATCCATGACACCATTCAACAATTCCATGACAAATGGGACAGCTGGCCAACTTATTGACCAATGTATTCATTTTGGTACCTTCATCCTTGTTTCCCTCTACTACATGCCCCTGGTATAAGTAGGCGACTAATCAGATACAGGTCCCCTTATCAATGATTaatattattgatctaatattgGATTGAATTTTGTACTATTTGTGAAATAACTGAAAACAAATGGTTGTAGACAAAATAAAAACCCATTAAGTTTAAAATGGCTGAAGCTACAGTTTGTTTATAAAGACTCCACACTGAGATTTCTTTCTCTGCATTTAGGCCTATTGTGCTCCTATCTAACTGTGAGGCTTCTggtcagttccccccccccctccaaaaccaCCCAAGGCCTGTTATTCTTTAAGTAGATTGCTGACTGTGGCTTGTGTCTTCACGGCCTTCAGACTGTGGTTCCACTGACCAATTTTTACCCAACCAAACTTAAGGGCTACAGCTCTAATTTTTTTAAGTAGGTTGCTGGCTTCAATTGGTGCAGCCTTCAAACTTTGGTGCAACTGGCTAGTTTTTACCACTCCATACCTAAGCGCCGCCCCTCCATTTAGTTTTAAAATGACACCTCTCTGGGACTCGTGTCTCCAATTTTAAGCTTGTTGGTGTTTCCGTCCATTGACCACTGGTCAATTATTAGCCACCCCAAAGTAAGTTGCTGAAGCTCTAATGTTTTTCAGTAAGACAGCTACCTGTGTCTTGTTTTTCTGCATTTTGGACTGTTGTTGCTTCTACCAAACTGTGTTGACCCTGGAAAATATTTACTTTCATTACTATCAACTGTATGATTCAATTAGGTTTTTCGGAAGCCCTTATATAATGTAGCTACAAAATGATGGAGGCAAAAAGAAAAGCAGTGCTCTTTTAATAGTGTTTTAGGTCACTCTGTCCACTAACCAATAAATAAAATAGATGACATAAAGATAAAAACACTTTCTGTGGATTCTAAATTCAAATTTTAAAGACTGTTTTCAATTATACTAAAGGGGTTCCCAAAGTGTTATAAATGTAATCTTTAGAGATCAATAATGAGACTTTCAGCTTTGTGTTCTTACAACACAGCAGATTACCCTGCGGGAATGCCAACATTTTATATAAGAATAAATCATTTGGTGCTAGAAATGCCTACATGTAAACCTGAATGCATTGTGTACACCGTACAACTTTTCCCAATAATCCTCAGATCCATAATTTCAGTATTCTTCTATAGTGATACAtttaaagagagagaaaaaaaagaataatatgaCAAATATGACAGAGATTTTGTCTTTCACTCTTGTGGGTCTAGCAGACCATCTACTGACCATGAATGCCCTTTTTGTGCTCTTCCTTCTGATCTATCTGATGACTCTTATCACAaaccttcttatttttttcttggtcCTCACTGActaccatctacacaacccaatgtatttttttcttgccaACTTGGCATTTCTGGACATGTCCTATTCATCAGTGACCGTACCAAGGATGCTCTTTGATTTGGTCATGAAGAGCCGATCAATATCCATTCCTGCCTGTATAGCCCAAGTCTTTTTCTATCTCTCCTTTGTTTGCTCAGAGGTTTTCTTGCTCTCGGCTATGTCCTACGACCGATACATTGCCATCTGCCACCCTCTACATTACAAACTAATTATGTCTTGGAGGGTCTGTACTTGTATGGCCTCTCTGGTCTGGGTTGCAGGATGTTCTGTCTCTTTGGTATATACTTTATTTTTGCTCAGGTTGTCCTTCTGCAGAACATCTTCCATCCACAACTTCTTTTGTGACCTTCCACACCTATATCAAATTACATGTACTGACCCCTTCATAAACATGATGGTCATATTTTTATTCAGTGGTAGTATAGGATTGGGAGCCTTTCTTTTGACCTTTCTTTCCTATGTCTATATTTTCAGTACCATCCTTAGAGTCCATAGCAAGACTGGAAAGAAGAAAGCATTCTCCACCTGCACATCACACCTCACTGTGGTCTTCATCTTTTATGGCTCCTTCATTTTTATTTACTTGGTTCCCTCCTCCAGCAATATGGTCAATTTAAACAAACTATTTTCAGTCATAACTACCCTCATTAACCCATTGCTGAATCCTCTGATCTACAGCCTGAGG
This portion of the Aquarana catesbeiana isolate 2022-GZ linkage group LG07, ASM4218655v1, whole genome shotgun sequence genome encodes:
- the LOC141102317 gene encoding olfactory receptor 1G1-like, with protein sequence MTNMTEILSFTLVGLADHLLTMNALFVLFLLIYLMTLITNLLIFFLVLTDYHLHNPMYFFLANLAFLDMSYSSVTVPRMLFDLVMKSRSISIPACIAQVFFYLSFVCSEVFLLSAMSYDRYIAICHPLHYKLIMSWRVCTCMASLVWVAGCSVSLVYTLFLLRLSFCRTSSIHNFFCDLPHLYQITCTDPFINMMVIFLFSGSIGLGAFLLTFLSYVYIFSTILRVHSKTGKKKAFSTCTSHLTVVFIFYGSFIFIYLVPSSSNMVNLNKLFSVITTLINPLLNPLIYSLRNKDLMEALMKSYYHLKLIQVSW